In Eleginops maclovinus isolate JMC-PN-2008 ecotype Puerto Natales chromosome 10, JC_Emac_rtc_rv5, whole genome shotgun sequence, the following proteins share a genomic window:
- the plekha1b gene encoding pleckstrin homology domain-containing family A member 1 isoform X5, protein MPYVDRQNRICGFLDIEENESSGRFLRRYFILDTHQGNLLWYMDNPQNLPKGAEKMGSLKLTYISKVSDATKLRPKAEFCFVINAGMRKFYLQANDQQDLVEWINVLNNATKITVPKLGEGQTTAETPQEVLGAMKQVSYKTEIIGGVPIITATQEQGDGHIEGERGGLKKGQNQLPYFLSRGVQDQAIKAGYCVKQGALMKNWKRRYFVLEENALSYYKSDLEREALRVIPLKEIHKVQECKQSDLMMRDNLFEMVTSSRTFYMQADSPEDMHSWIKAISGAIVAQRGPGRSANTIRQARRLSSPCIPRE, encoded by the exons ATGCCTTATGTGGACCGACAGAATCGCATCTGCGGCTTCCTGGACATCGAAGAAAATGAGAGCAGCGGAAGGTTCCTGCGCCGATACTTCATCCTGGACACCCACCAGGGAAACCTGCTGTGGTACATGGACAACCCACAG AATCTGCCTAAAGGTGCAGAGAAGATGGGATCTCTCAAACTGACCTACATCTCCAAG GTCAGTGATGCAACCAAACTCAGACCGAAGGCCGAGTTCTGCTTTG TTATAAATGCAGGAATGAGGAAGTTTTACCTGCAGGCCAACGACCAGCAGGATTTGGTGGAATGGATCAATGTTCTCAACAATGCCACCAAGATTACT GTGCCAAAGCTAGGCGAGGGCCAAACCACTGCGGAGACTCCACAGGAAGTTCTTGGGGCCATGAAGCAGGTCTCCTACAAGACTGAAATTATAGGAGGAGTCCCCATCATCACAGctacacag gagcAGGGGGATGGGCATATCGAGGGGGAACGGGGAGGTTTGAAGAAAGGTCAGAATCAACTTCCCTACTTCCTGTCCAGAGGAGTGCAGGACCAGGCCATCAAGGCCGGTTACTGTGTCAAACAGGGGGCTCTG ATGAAGAATTGGAAGAGAAGATACTTCGTGCTGGAAGAAAATGCCCTCAGCTACTACAAATCTGACCTG GAGAGAGAGGCGCTGAGAGTCATCCCTTTGAAGGAGATTCATAAGGTGCAGGAGTGTAAACAGAG CGATCTGATGATGAGGGACAACCTGTTTGAAATGGTCACCAGCTCCAGAACCTTCTACATGCAG GCTGACAGTCCAGAGGACATGCACAGCTGGATTAAGGCCATCTCAGGGGCCATCGTTGCTCAGCGCGGCCCCGGGCGCTCCGCTAACACT ATCCGTCAGGCCAGAAGGCTGTCCAGCCCTTGTATACCGAG AGAGTAA
- the plekha1b gene encoding pleckstrin homology domain-containing family A member 1 isoform X2, whose translation MPYVDRQNRICGFLDIEENESSGRFLRRYFILDTHQGNLLWYMDNPQNLPKGAEKMGSLKLTYISKVSDATKLRPKAEFCFVINAGMRKFYLQANDQQDLVEWINVLNNATKITVPKLGEGQTTAETPQEVLGAMKQVSYKTEIIGGVPIITATQEQGDGHIEGERGGLKKGQNQLPYFLSRGVQDQAIKAGYCVKQGALMKNWKRRYFVLEENALSYYKSDLEREALRVIPLKEIHKVQECKQSDLMMRDNLFEMVTSSRTFYMQADSPEDMHSWIKAISGAIVAQRGPGRSANTEHSGSSSPTSTSSTFYYSLDTEPPHPEPPSGPSSAGPQLHAGHAPPGQFPRSAAVEAERRAAGDDAAAFCALPPVAAGDGAVLQVAEEDQSPWKRRSEIVRQGFAGSDSDEELNSRTMEKPDLQMTLI comes from the exons ATGCCTTATGTGGACCGACAGAATCGCATCTGCGGCTTCCTGGACATCGAAGAAAATGAGAGCAGCGGAAGGTTCCTGCGCCGATACTTCATCCTGGACACCCACCAGGGAAACCTGCTGTGGTACATGGACAACCCACAG AATCTGCCTAAAGGTGCAGAGAAGATGGGATCTCTCAAACTGACCTACATCTCCAAG GTCAGTGATGCAACCAAACTCAGACCGAAGGCCGAGTTCTGCTTTG TTATAAATGCAGGAATGAGGAAGTTTTACCTGCAGGCCAACGACCAGCAGGATTTGGTGGAATGGATCAATGTTCTCAACAATGCCACCAAGATTACT GTGCCAAAGCTAGGCGAGGGCCAAACCACTGCGGAGACTCCACAGGAAGTTCTTGGGGCCATGAAGCAGGTCTCCTACAAGACTGAAATTATAGGAGGAGTCCCCATCATCACAGctacacag gagcAGGGGGATGGGCATATCGAGGGGGAACGGGGAGGTTTGAAGAAAGGTCAGAATCAACTTCCCTACTTCCTGTCCAGAGGAGTGCAGGACCAGGCCATCAAGGCCGGTTACTGTGTCAAACAGGGGGCTCTG ATGAAGAATTGGAAGAGAAGATACTTCGTGCTGGAAGAAAATGCCCTCAGCTACTACAAATCTGACCTG GAGAGAGAGGCGCTGAGAGTCATCCCTTTGAAGGAGATTCATAAGGTGCAGGAGTGTAAACAGAG CGATCTGATGATGAGGGACAACCTGTTTGAAATGGTCACCAGCTCCAGAACCTTCTACATGCAG GCTGACAGTCCAGAGGACATGCACAGCTGGATTAAGGCCATCTCAGGGGCCATCGTTGCTCAGCGCGGCCCCGGGCGCTCCGCTAACACT GAACACAGTGGCAGCTCCTCTCCAACATCTACATCCTCCACCTTCTACTACTCCCTCGACACGGAACCACCCCACCCAGAACCCCCCTCTGGCCCCTCATCAGCGGGCCCTCAGCTTCACGCTGGACACGCACCACCAGGACAATTTCCTCGGTCTGCTGCCGTGGAGGCTGAGCGGCGTGCAGCCGGTGATGATGCCGCTGCCTTCTGCGCGCTCCCGCCTGTCGCTGCAGGAGACGGTGCAGTCCTCCAAGTAGCGGAGGAGGACCAGTCACCGTGGAAACGACGCAGCGAAATCGTCAGGCAGGGGTTTGCCGGCAGCGACAGTGATGAGGAGCTGAACAGTCGCACCATGGAGAAGCCTGACCTGCAAATGACCCTCATTTGa
- the plekha1b gene encoding pleckstrin homology domain-containing family A member 1 isoform X4, which produces MPYVDRQNRICGFLDIEENESSGRFLRRYFILDTHQGNLLWYMDNPQNLPKGAEKMGSLKLTYISKVSDATKLRPKAEFCFVINAGMRKFYLQANDQQDLVEWINVLNNATKITVPKLGEGQTTAETPQEVLGAMKQVSYKTEIIGGVPIITATQEQGDGHIEGERGGLKKGQNQLPYFLSRGVQDQAIKAGYCVKQGALMKNWKRRYFVLEENALSYYKSDLEREALRVIPLKEIHKVQECKQSDLMMRDNLFEMVTSSRTFYMQADSPEDMHSWIKAISGAIVAQRGPGRSANTIRQARRLSSPCIPRYTPFCSGECSTE; this is translated from the exons ATGCCTTATGTGGACCGACAGAATCGCATCTGCGGCTTCCTGGACATCGAAGAAAATGAGAGCAGCGGAAGGTTCCTGCGCCGATACTTCATCCTGGACACCCACCAGGGAAACCTGCTGTGGTACATGGACAACCCACAG AATCTGCCTAAAGGTGCAGAGAAGATGGGATCTCTCAAACTGACCTACATCTCCAAG GTCAGTGATGCAACCAAACTCAGACCGAAGGCCGAGTTCTGCTTTG TTATAAATGCAGGAATGAGGAAGTTTTACCTGCAGGCCAACGACCAGCAGGATTTGGTGGAATGGATCAATGTTCTCAACAATGCCACCAAGATTACT GTGCCAAAGCTAGGCGAGGGCCAAACCACTGCGGAGACTCCACAGGAAGTTCTTGGGGCCATGAAGCAGGTCTCCTACAAGACTGAAATTATAGGAGGAGTCCCCATCATCACAGctacacag gagcAGGGGGATGGGCATATCGAGGGGGAACGGGGAGGTTTGAAGAAAGGTCAGAATCAACTTCCCTACTTCCTGTCCAGAGGAGTGCAGGACCAGGCCATCAAGGCCGGTTACTGTGTCAAACAGGGGGCTCTG ATGAAGAATTGGAAGAGAAGATACTTCGTGCTGGAAGAAAATGCCCTCAGCTACTACAAATCTGACCTG GAGAGAGAGGCGCTGAGAGTCATCCCTTTGAAGGAGATTCATAAGGTGCAGGAGTGTAAACAGAG CGATCTGATGATGAGGGACAACCTGTTTGAAATGGTCACCAGCTCCAGAACCTTCTACATGCAG GCTGACAGTCCAGAGGACATGCACAGCTGGATTAAGGCCATCTCAGGGGCCATCGTTGCTCAGCGCGGCCCCGGGCGCTCCGCTAACACT ATCCGTCAGGCCAGAAGGCTGTCCAGCCCTTGTATACCGAGGTATACGCCATTCTGCAGTGGTGAATGCAGCAC AGAGTAA
- the plekha1b gene encoding pleckstrin homology domain-containing family A member 1 isoform X3 — translation MPYVDRQNRICGFLDIEENESSGRFLRRYFILDTHQGNLLWYMDNPQNLPKGAEKMGSLKLTYISKVSDATKLRPKAEFCFVINAGMRKFYLQANDQQDLVEWINVLNNATKITVPKLGEGQTTAETPQEVLGAMKQVSYKTEIIGGVPIITATQEQGDGHIEGERGGLKKGQNQLPYFLSRGVQDQAIKAGYCVKQGALMKNWKRRYFVLEENALSYYKSDLEREALRVIPLKEIHKVQECKQSDLMMRDNLFEMVTSSRTFYMQADSPEDMHSWIKAISGAIVAQRGPGRSANTIRQARRLSSPCIPRYTPFCSGECSTNTVAAPLQHLHPPPSTTPSTRNHPTQNPPLAPHQRALSFTLDTHHQDNFLGLLPWRLSGVQPVMMPLPSARSRLSLQETVQSSK, via the exons ATGCCTTATGTGGACCGACAGAATCGCATCTGCGGCTTCCTGGACATCGAAGAAAATGAGAGCAGCGGAAGGTTCCTGCGCCGATACTTCATCCTGGACACCCACCAGGGAAACCTGCTGTGGTACATGGACAACCCACAG AATCTGCCTAAAGGTGCAGAGAAGATGGGATCTCTCAAACTGACCTACATCTCCAAG GTCAGTGATGCAACCAAACTCAGACCGAAGGCCGAGTTCTGCTTTG TTATAAATGCAGGAATGAGGAAGTTTTACCTGCAGGCCAACGACCAGCAGGATTTGGTGGAATGGATCAATGTTCTCAACAATGCCACCAAGATTACT GTGCCAAAGCTAGGCGAGGGCCAAACCACTGCGGAGACTCCACAGGAAGTTCTTGGGGCCATGAAGCAGGTCTCCTACAAGACTGAAATTATAGGAGGAGTCCCCATCATCACAGctacacag gagcAGGGGGATGGGCATATCGAGGGGGAACGGGGAGGTTTGAAGAAAGGTCAGAATCAACTTCCCTACTTCCTGTCCAGAGGAGTGCAGGACCAGGCCATCAAGGCCGGTTACTGTGTCAAACAGGGGGCTCTG ATGAAGAATTGGAAGAGAAGATACTTCGTGCTGGAAGAAAATGCCCTCAGCTACTACAAATCTGACCTG GAGAGAGAGGCGCTGAGAGTCATCCCTTTGAAGGAGATTCATAAGGTGCAGGAGTGTAAACAGAG CGATCTGATGATGAGGGACAACCTGTTTGAAATGGTCACCAGCTCCAGAACCTTCTACATGCAG GCTGACAGTCCAGAGGACATGCACAGCTGGATTAAGGCCATCTCAGGGGCCATCGTTGCTCAGCGCGGCCCCGGGCGCTCCGCTAACACT ATCCGTCAGGCCAGAAGGCTGTCCAGCCCTTGTATACCGAGGTATACGCCATTCTGCAGTGGTGAATGCAGCAC GAACACAGTGGCAGCTCCTCTCCAACATCTACATCCTCCACCTTCTACTACTCCCTCGACACGGAACCACCCCACCCAGAACCCCCCTCTGGCCCCTCATCAGCGGGCCCTCAGCTTCACGCTGGACACGCACCACCAGGACAATTTCCTCGGTCTGCTGCCGTGGAGGCTGAGCGGCGTGCAGCCGGTGATGATGCCGCTGCCTTCTGCGCGCTCCCGCCTGTCGCTGCAGGAGACGGTGCAGTCCTCCAAGTAG
- the plekha1b gene encoding pleckstrin homology domain-containing family A member 1 isoform X1: MPYVDRQNRICGFLDIEENESSGRFLRRYFILDTHQGNLLWYMDNPQNLPKGAEKMGSLKLTYISKVSDATKLRPKAEFCFVINAGMRKFYLQANDQQDLVEWINVLNNATKITVPKLGEGQTTAETPQEVLGAMKQVSYKTEIIGGVPIITATQEQGDGHIEGERGGLKKGQNQLPYFLSRGVQDQAIKAGYCVKQGALMKNWKRRYFVLEENALSYYKSDLEREALRVIPLKEIHKVQECKQSDLMMRDNLFEMVTSSRTFYMQADSPEDMHSWIKAISGAIVAQRGPGRSANTVGTLTRKITEHSGSSSPTSTSSTFYYSLDTEPPHPEPPSGPSSAGPQLHAGHAPPGQFPRSAAVEAERRAAGDDAAAFCALPPVAAGDGAVLQVAEEDQSPWKRRSEIVRQGFAGSDSDEELNSRTMEKPDLQMTLI; the protein is encoded by the exons ATGCCTTATGTGGACCGACAGAATCGCATCTGCGGCTTCCTGGACATCGAAGAAAATGAGAGCAGCGGAAGGTTCCTGCGCCGATACTTCATCCTGGACACCCACCAGGGAAACCTGCTGTGGTACATGGACAACCCACAG AATCTGCCTAAAGGTGCAGAGAAGATGGGATCTCTCAAACTGACCTACATCTCCAAG GTCAGTGATGCAACCAAACTCAGACCGAAGGCCGAGTTCTGCTTTG TTATAAATGCAGGAATGAGGAAGTTTTACCTGCAGGCCAACGACCAGCAGGATTTGGTGGAATGGATCAATGTTCTCAACAATGCCACCAAGATTACT GTGCCAAAGCTAGGCGAGGGCCAAACCACTGCGGAGACTCCACAGGAAGTTCTTGGGGCCATGAAGCAGGTCTCCTACAAGACTGAAATTATAGGAGGAGTCCCCATCATCACAGctacacag gagcAGGGGGATGGGCATATCGAGGGGGAACGGGGAGGTTTGAAGAAAGGTCAGAATCAACTTCCCTACTTCCTGTCCAGAGGAGTGCAGGACCAGGCCATCAAGGCCGGTTACTGTGTCAAACAGGGGGCTCTG ATGAAGAATTGGAAGAGAAGATACTTCGTGCTGGAAGAAAATGCCCTCAGCTACTACAAATCTGACCTG GAGAGAGAGGCGCTGAGAGTCATCCCTTTGAAGGAGATTCATAAGGTGCAGGAGTGTAAACAGAG CGATCTGATGATGAGGGACAACCTGTTTGAAATGGTCACCAGCTCCAGAACCTTCTACATGCAG GCTGACAGTCCAGAGGACATGCACAGCTGGATTAAGGCCATCTCAGGGGCCATCGTTGCTCAGCGCGGCCCCGGGCGCTCCGCTAACACTGTAGGTACACTAACAAGGAAAATCACT GAACACAGTGGCAGCTCCTCTCCAACATCTACATCCTCCACCTTCTACTACTCCCTCGACACGGAACCACCCCACCCAGAACCCCCCTCTGGCCCCTCATCAGCGGGCCCTCAGCTTCACGCTGGACACGCACCACCAGGACAATTTCCTCGGTCTGCTGCCGTGGAGGCTGAGCGGCGTGCAGCCGGTGATGATGCCGCTGCCTTCTGCGCGCTCCCGCCTGTCGCTGCAGGAGACGGTGCAGTCCTCCAAGTAGCGGAGGAGGACCAGTCACCGTGGAAACGACGCAGCGAAATCGTCAGGCAGGGGTTTGCCGGCAGCGACAGTGATGAGGAGCTGAACAGTCGCACCATGGAGAAGCCTGACCTGCAAATGACCCTCATTTGa